From the genome of Candidatus Competibacteraceae bacterium:
CATCCAGGCATTAATCGTTTCGAGTTCTGCCTCCTCGGTCTCGCTGGCGATATCGTTACCGACGGAAACACTGGCGGGCGCTGTCGCCGCGGGGCCAGCCAGCCAGCGCGTGTCGCCGTGAAGCAGTTCTTCCATCCGTTGGTTGACTTCCGCGGCGAGTAACGCCTTGCGGGCTTCAAGGAATTCCAGGTAGTTCTCGATTTTCCAGAGCGCCGGGTCGGTGGGAATCCACTGAGAGGCCAAGGCGCCGGGGTGTGCCTTTTCGACCGTCACAAAATACTGCTCCGGCAAGCGGGCGCTGATGTCGAGATTCGTATCCTTGGTTAGAAAGCAAAAATTACCCAAGGCATTGACCTCCGGGCGCTTGAAGTTGCGTTTGTAGAGTTGCGCCTTCGGAAAAATATGATGTACTTCCAATCGGCTCATCTTGCCGAGGAGACAAGCCTTGAGCGGCAGGCCGGTGCCCCAATCTCGCGCTTCGCCCATGCGCGTGAGCAGGTAGAGTATCGGGTAGAACCGAGCACCAAGGCTCCAGCCGGTGAAGTGGCCCGGTTCGACCCGCAGACCGCCATGCCATAGCCGCAACTGCTCCAGCAATCGGTCGAGCCCACCGCCAATCCCTTCCAGCGCGGCCAAATCCTGGTCGATAAAGGACTCGGTCGAGCCTGAAAATCGACCCCACATTCCCGCCTGTACGAACCAAAACAGCAGCTTATCGCGTTCCTTTTCGCCGAGCGGCCCGGTGCGCCGGTCGAGGTATCGCACCATCACGGGTACGCCGAAGCGGCCGAAGAACACTTGGTCATGGTCGAGTCCCAGGCGCCCACCGATCAGGTTCAGACAGGTGTCGATGTGCTTGTTAGCCCGTTTCAGACTGTTCTGAACCTCCTCCGCGCTCTTCTCGTGTAGGTACTGAAATTTGGCCTCACCGGTGAGTACGGTGTTCACCGAGCGGAGTAGCCAGTCGAGGTTGAAGTGATAATCGGCCTTGGCCCACTCCTTGAGTTTCGCCTTCATGGTGTCGCGGGCCTCGGGCCAGTCGGCGCAAATCTTTGCCAAGGCGAGATCACCCTTCGAGAGCTTGGTGCCACCGCTGTTCACTTGGTTGAAGATATCCACAACGACATCCAGCGTCTTGTCGGCACCGGTGACCTCCTCAATGTGAAGATCGATATCCGTGATGCCGAGTAGGCGGCTCAATCGACCCACGTAGTCCCCGACTCTGACGACGAGTTCGGATTGCGCGCTCAGGCGGGCCACGAATTCGCCCAGCCCAGCATGACCTTTTTGCATTAATTCGGTGACATCGATCCAAAGCGGGTCGTCCTGCATCTTCATCGATTGGTAAAAGGCAAAGGTTTCCGAGTCGAGGTGGAAGCGCAGGGTAGAGAACGCTTGGGCATTGCCATCGAAAAACTTTGGTGGCTTGCCACGTACCACACCGTAAAGCGAGGTGATGCGTTGCTGGCCGTCGAGCAGTAGCTTTATCACTCCAGTGGCCAGCGGCCCATCGCCGCGATGCGTGGCCGTCTTGGATTCCGTTGCCCAGACCAGTAGACCGCCCACTGGATGGCGGCGGTAGAGCGAGGTGAACAGCCCACGGACCTGATCGCGGTTCCATACATAGCCGCGTTGGAATTCCGGCAGCGCCATGTGCCCGCTGTCGATATGGTCGAGAATGGTGGAGATTTTCATGTCGTGGGCTTCCCTTACTGTTGTTTTGAGCTGGATACTCAAAAATTGCACAAAAACGTCTCTTATACCGGGGTGCGCTCATGCCGCCGCGCGGTTGGTCGCGAGATTTTCCAGAGAGGGCGGTACGGTTCGCTTGTCTTGATGACCATGAGGATTGCGTGAACTCTGAACCCGACCCGCGATAGAGTACGAAAAAGCACAATGAAAAAGCACAAAAATGAGGCTTATGAATCTGGCTGTGCCAGTAAACCAACAGAAGCCGAAATCCCGGCGGCCAACACTCGGTATTCGCGCGGCGGGGTTGAAGAGATGGGAACACACGAAAACGGATAGCGCATAATCTTGATTCGACCCGCCGGCCGTCCACCAGACGGCTCGACTCACCAAGCGCACCTTCGTTACAGGATTGCCAACTTGATATGAGCTTTACAACGCTGATCGGCATACTCGCGGTGATGGGAGTTGGCCTATGGTTCTGGCGCGACAGTCTCGGCGCCCGCGAACAGGCGCGCACCGCCAGTTCCCGCGCCTGCCGGCAGAGTAACGTGCAGTTGTTGGACGATACCGTGGCGCTGGAGCGATTGTGGCTGCGGCGCGACCACGATGGCCGGCTCAAGCTGGAGCGGTTGTACGTGTTCGAGTTCACCGATACCGGTCAGCGCCGCCAGGTCGGCAGCGTGTTGCTGGTCGGCTGGCGGGTGGAAGTGCTGCACATGGAGGGCGGCGACCTGCTGCTGCCCTGAGAGGCTCGCTCGGAAACGGGCGGACGTTTCAGGAACAAGGCAAGCCGGGATTGTGCGGGTGATCCTTGCGAGAATCGGCCACCGTCGCCTCAGGTTCCCAGCAGCGCCGCATAAACCTGTAGCAGCGCGATGGCCGCCCCCAGGCATTTCAAGACATAGCCGGCGTTCCAGCGCAGGAAAGCGTAGCCGTCGATCCCATAGCGGCCCTGCATCATCAGGTGCAAGCCGGACAACGGGTTGGCCGGCACCCCGATGGCCCAGCTCATCAACAGGGTGATCGCCAGCAGGTTGGGCTCGGGATGCAGCGGCGCCAGCCAGACGCCGAAGCTGGCGATGGTGATGACCGGATGCACGCCCAGCGCGGCGGCGCCAACCATGACGAGCAGCAGCAGGCTGGCCTGCGGCGCTCCGAATCGCTCGAATGGCAGCCAATCCCCCAGCGTTCCGGTCAGGCTGATTAAACCCGCCGCCAGCACGCCCGCCGCCAGAAACAGCACCAACTCGTTGACCGTGCTGGCCAGGCCTTGCGTCACATGACCCTTGAGCGGGGAGCACGCCGCAAGTCCATGTTGCCCGACCAGGATCAGGATGGTCAGCAGCGGCGCGCTGAGGGCGATGATGGCCAGGATCGACCAGTCCGGCACCCAGGCGTGGACAGTCAGCACAATGAAAACCAGCAGGCCGGGAACCCACAATGTGCTGAAACGCATGGGGTAAGCGATGAACGGCGCGCCCAGCTTGGGATTTTCGGGATCGATGTCGCGGGCGGTCAGCCAGAGGGCGAGCGCGGCCATCGGCAGGCCCGCCAGCACGACCACACCCAGCCGCGCGCCTGGCGCGTAGGTCAGCGCGGCGGCCATGGCCGAAAAGAACGGTGACCAGAATGCCGCCGCCGCGAAGCCCCGCGTCAGCGCCAGCGCCCGGCGCTTGCCCAGCCGCCCGCGAGTGGCCATCCGGTCGCCCAAAATGACCACGGTGGATAGATTGATCACCGCGCCGAACAGATGCACGCCGAGCAGGGTCCGCCATAAGGCTTTTCGACCACGCGGCGCGGGTTGCTCGGGATCTGCTCCGCCCGGTCGGGTCACCAGCCGCAGGAACGACACCGCCGCCAGCAGGCTGACCAGTCCCTGATTGCCGGCGAATATCGGGTTCATCTTGAATGGTGTGCCGTGCAGCGTGCCCCAGGCGATGCCCATGGTTCCGAGCCCGATCAGCCAGGCGCTTTGAATGCGCTGCCGCCGGCCCAGCCGGTAACTCAGCAGCAGGGCGGCGCTCCAACCCAGCAGTCCGGCCGGGAGCAGCGACGCGCCCGGCGTGACCGAGGCGGC
Proteins encoded in this window:
- a CDS encoding DUF3301 domain-containing protein; translation: MSFTTLIGILAVMGVGLWFWRDSLGAREQARTASSRACRQSNVQLLDDTVALERLWLRRDHDGRLKLERLYVFEFTDTGQRRQVGSVLLVGWRVEVLHMEGGDLLLP
- a CDS encoding DUF262 domain-containing protein is translated as MKISTILDHIDSGHMALPEFQRGYVWNRDQVRGLFTSLYRRHPVGGLLVWATESKTATHRGDGPLATGVIKLLLDGQQRITSLYGVVRGKPPKFFDGNAQAFSTLRFHLDSETFAFYQSMKMQDDPLWIDVTELMQKGHAGLGEFVARLSAQSELVVRVGDYVGRLSRLLGITDIDLHIEEVTGADKTLDVVVDIFNQVNSGGTKLSKGDLALAKICADWPEARDTMKAKLKEWAKADYHFNLDWLLRSVNTVLTGEAKFQYLHEKSAEEVQNSLKRANKHIDTCLNLIGGRLGLDHDQVFFGRFGVPVMVRYLDRRTGPLGEKERDKLLFWFVQAGMWGRFSGSTESFIDQDLAALEGIGGGLDRLLEQLRLWHGGLRVEPGHFTGWSLGARFYPILYLLTRMGEARDWGTGLPLKACLLGKMSRLEVHHIFPKAQLYKRNFKRPEVNALGNFCFLTKDTNLDISARLPEQYFVTVEKAHPGALASQWIPTDPALWKIENYLEFLEARKALLAAEVNQRMEELLHGDTRWLAGPAATAPASVSVGNDIASETEEAELETINAWMEAHDLPRGVLAYDFANAATGEQKAIFDLAWPNGIQEELSQPVAVLLNESNETLAIASQAGFRCFTAIEAFKRYVEAEILVASATA